One genomic region from Prevotella sp. Rep29 encodes:
- a CDS encoding gliding motility-associated C-terminal domain-containing protein: MKKNRLLAAIICMFSFSLLGLADDVPTINPTAFYFTPGHEDEGEESVDFSGSAPLVGRFTANPQHTEGWNTYYEWRITPEGESSPFLVRYEENTEYTFTTAGSFHIVLYATFSRGSERIEYTEEYWSDFGPLRVSIHESKLEMPNAFSPNGDPYNQIYKAKTYQSIVEFHAYIFNRWGQKLYEWTDPAGGWDGTFHGKPVKEGVYFVLVKAKGADGRVYNIRRDVNLLRGYREYDE, encoded by the coding sequence ATGAAGAAGAACAGGTTATTGGCAGCTATTATATGTATGTTTTCCTTTTCCCTTTTGGGCTTGGCGGATGATGTTCCGACCATCAATCCGACGGCATTTTACTTCACTCCGGGACACGAGGACGAGGGAGAAGAGAGCGTTGACTTTTCTGGTTCGGCACCGCTCGTCGGGCGTTTTACGGCAAATCCGCAGCATACCGAAGGCTGGAACACATACTACGAATGGCGCATCACGCCCGAAGGAGAGAGTTCGCCATTTCTCGTCCGCTACGAAGAGAACACGGAATATACGTTCACGACTGCAGGATCGTTCCACATTGTGCTGTATGCAACGTTCTCCAGAGGCAGCGAGCGCATTGAATATACGGAAGAATACTGGAGCGACTTTGGTCCGCTTCGGGTAAGCATCCACGAGAGCAAGCTCGAGATGCCGAATGCTTTTTCCCCGAACGGCGACCCCTATAACCAAATTTATAAAGCCAAGACTTATCAGAGTATCGTGGAATTTCACGCATACATTTTCAACCGCTGGGGACAAAAACTATATGAATGGACAGACCCGGCTGGCGGTTGGGACGGCACCTTTCACGGGAAACCGGTGAAAGAAGGCGTATATTTTGTGTTGGTCAAAGCGAAAGGTGCTGACGGACGTGTGTATAACATCAGGCGCGACGTCAATCTCTTGCGCGGATATAGGGAATATGACGAATAG